One genomic segment of Candidatus Omnitrophota bacterium includes these proteins:
- a CDS encoding metalloregulator ArsR/SmtB family transcription factor, which produces MKLSDYSKIFKALSNNQRLKIFLLIHNECCPVEGSIKKAFTKACGCMSLSRSTISHHFKQLHKAGLINCEKEGRTFKCSVNKETVKLIKELLK; this is translated from the coding sequence ATGAAACTATCAGATTATTCAAAAATATTCAAAGCGTTGTCGAATAACCAGCGGCTGAAGATCTTCCTGCTGATCCATAACGAATGCTGCCCTGTGGAAGGAAGCATAAAAAAGGCGTTCACGAAAGCGTGCGGCTGCATGAGCCTTTCGCGTTCGACAATATCCCATCATTTCAAACAGCTGCACAAGGCCGGCCTTATCAATTGCGAGAAGGAGGGGCGGACCTTCAAGTGCAGCGTCAACAAGGAAACGGTCAAACTTATCAAGGAATTGCTGAAATAA
- a CDS encoding DUF3352 domain-containing protein, giving the protein MKKPVIIASVLALVLAAVIIYQSTAAKLPVDNVLPSGAIAYIRITDAEKQINEFKGTRLWKNIKKIDIGKLMEKSGASKKDMEEYQDARKWLSSAFGGQVINEFFGKEMALAVYPGNIKEIGPGAIQDAASNAVLVTRTRPEADFIEFVSKLINRSGKKVAVSEETYKGRKITIVKINDNTDLAYTKIKDLLIIGAGKKAAASCIDVISKDRPSLSQDKDYISTMLKLSKNASVAVYGNIGSLVSNIKQPAAANEQISKMLGLYSGFKTMGYAYFAGNNKLETVFFYDRAKMIPLYAKLYSLAPRKDGTVKFAPENAISYQWGTFDFKSYWEYISSEMERQSAQAGQPDKAFPLKGLVSGLEAKIGMSLDNDLIPALGDEAAFILMDINVEGLLPMMEFVACFKVKNKATIEKALDSLLKDGEISLQSEGYKGVDLKYINLPFGTDLQPSYCYMGDYLLVSLGRKPIKVSIDTSKGGLKSLLENEDFKAVNQGLTGECNSVYFLKADVLMLRAKSICEWLYGWMVIADKQAEKYKEMAKAKSDTLASDIAKGEADLEKSTAILQALEKEIEGLKAQGADTAAKQDESDNLKEDIALKRNMLDEDKNNLERMRALADRKPSQKMDLPLVKLYLDELVYPVMDGLQSVKAVGSRATFGNDLTRSESFSRIAE; this is encoded by the coding sequence ATGAAAAAGCCGGTAATTATTGCCTCTGTCTTGGCTTTGGTTTTAGCGGCCGTAATAATTTACCAATCAACGGCGGCCAAACTTCCCGTAGATAACGTCCTTCCTTCCGGCGCAATAGCGTATATCCGGATCACGGATGCGGAAAAGCAGATCAATGAGTTCAAGGGCACGCGGCTTTGGAAGAACATCAAAAAGATCGACATAGGGAAGTTGATGGAAAAAAGCGGCGCGAGCAAGAAGGACATGGAGGAATATCAGGACGCGAGGAAATGGCTCTCAAGCGCCTTCGGCGGACAGGTGATAAATGAATTCTTCGGAAAAGAGATGGCGCTCGCGGTGTATCCGGGCAATATCAAGGAGATAGGCCCCGGGGCGATACAGGACGCCGCGTCAAACGCTGTCTTAGTGACGAGGACCAGGCCGGAGGCCGATTTTATCGAATTCGTGTCAAAACTCATAAACAGATCGGGAAAAAAGGTTGCCGTATCCGAGGAGACCTATAAGGGCAGGAAGATCACGATCGTCAAGATCAACGATAATACCGATCTTGCTTATACGAAGATAAAGGACCTGTTGATAATCGGCGCCGGGAAGAAGGCCGCTGCTTCCTGTATCGATGTCATCAGCAAGGACAGGCCTTCCCTTTCCCAGGACAAAGACTACATCTCTACCATGCTGAAGCTTTCAAAGAACGCGAGCGTCGCTGTCTATGGCAATATCGGATCGCTTGTTTCCAATATCAAACAACCCGCCGCGGCAAACGAGCAGATCAGCAAGATGCTCGGGCTGTACTCGGGTTTCAAGACGATGGGTTATGCCTATTTCGCGGGGAATAATAAATTAGAGACCGTATTCTTTTACGATAGAGCGAAGATGATCCCCCTTTATGCAAAATTATATTCCCTCGCGCCCCGGAAGGACGGGACCGTCAAGTTTGCGCCGGAAAATGCCATCAGTTACCAATGGGGAACTTTCGACTTTAAGTCGTATTGGGAATACATCAGCTCCGAAATGGAGCGGCAGTCCGCCCAGGCCGGCCAACCCGATAAGGCATTTCCGCTAAAGGGCCTTGTCTCCGGATTGGAAGCTAAGATCGGGATGAGCCTTGATAATGATTTGATCCCCGCGCTGGGCGATGAAGCCGCTTTTATACTTATGGACATCAACGTGGAAGGCCTGCTTCCCATGATGGAATTTGTCGCTTGTTTCAAAGTGAAAAACAAGGCGACCATCGAAAAAGCCCTGGATTCCCTGTTGAAAGACGGCGAAATCTCCCTTCAATCGGAAGGATATAAAGGCGTCGACCTAAAATATATCAATCTGCCGTTCGGAACGGACCTGCAGCCGTCATACTGCTATATGGGGGATTATCTGCTTGTATCGTTGGGGCGCAAACCCATAAAAGTGTCGATAGACACGTCGAAGGGCGGCTTAAAGTCTCTCCTGGAGAACGAGGATTTCAAGGCCGTTAATCAGGGCCTTACCGGAGAGTGCAATTCAGTATATTTTCTTAAGGCCGATGTCTTGATGCTGAGGGCCAAGAGCATATGCGAATGGCTCTACGGGTGGATGGTGATCGCGGATAAGCAAGCCGAGAAATACAAGGAAATGGCAAAGGCCAAATCCGATACTTTAGCATCCGATATAGCCAAGGGCGAGGCGGACCTGGAAAAATCGACAGCGATCCTTCAGGCGCTTGAAAAGGAGATAGAAGGCCTTAAAGCGCAAGGGGCTGATACGGCTGCGAAGCAAGACGAATCGGACAACCTGAAAGAAGATATCGCGCTGAAGCGGAATATGCTCGACGAGGATAAGAATAACCTTGAACGGATGCGGGCATTGGCTGACCGCAAGCCTTCGCAGAAAATGGACCTTCCGCTGGTAAAGCTCTATCTGGATGAGCTGGTTTATCCTGTCATGGACGGCCTGCAGTCCGTGAAGGCCGTGGGGTCAAGGGCCACTTTCGGGAATGACCTTACGCGCTCGGAGTCTTTTTCCAGGATAGCGGAGTGA